The window ccccaaagattcagatgcaatgaaactccgggatacctgcaccccgatgtttctagcagtaatgtccacaatagccgaactgtggaaggagcctcggtgtccatcaaaagatgaatggataaagaagatgtggtttatgtatacaatgggatgttactcagccattagaaatgacagatacccaccattttctctgacatggatggaactggagggtattatgctgagtgcagtaagtcaatcggagaagtacaaacagtgtatgttctcattcatttggggaatataaataatagtgaaagggaatataaaggaagggaaaataatgtgtgggaaatatcaggaaggaagacagaacataaagactcctaactctgggaaacgaactaggtgtggtggaaggggaggagggcggggggtcagggggaatgggtgacgggcactgaggggggcacttgatgggatgagcactgggtgtttttctgtatgttggtaaattgaacaccaataaaaattaatttatagataaaaaaaaataaaggaagggagaagaaatgtgtgggaaatatcaggaagggagacagaacataaagactcctaactctgggaaacgaagtaggggtggtggaaggggaggagggcggggggtgggggggaatgggtgactggcactgagggggacacttgacgggatgagcactggatgtttttctgtatgttggtaaactgaacaccaataaaaattaattaaaaaaaaaacaaattcatttcAGAAGGCTACccttaccttgataccaaaaccagatataGATagtactagagagagagagagagagagagactgagagaagagagaaagagaactacaggccaatacctttgatgaacatagatgcaaaaatccgcAAGAAGATACGTTCATTAGATTATTCCTTTCTCCCCCTGGACACCACCGAGTAAGCATcattaaagtctcccctcccactgccatcatgtctaagtcagagtctcccaaagagcctgagcagTTGAGGAGGCTCTTCATCAGAGGTCTGAGCTTTGAAACAACCGATGAGATTCTGAGGAGCCATTTTAGCAATGGGGGACGCTTATGGACTGTGTCGTAATGAGAGATCCAAACACTAAGTGCTCCAGAGGCTTTGAGTTTGGCATGTATGCCACTGTGGAGGAGGTGGATGCAGCCATGAATGCAAGGCCACACAAGGTGGATGGAAGAGTTGTGGCACAAAAGAGGGCTGTCTCATGAGAATattctcaaagacctggtgcccacttaactgtgaaaaagatttttgttggtggcattaaagaagacactgaagaacattatctaagagattattttgaacatatgggaaaattgaaatgattgagatcatgactgaccgaggcagtggcaaaaagagaggttttacttttgtgacatttgatgaccatgactctgtagactctgtagacaagattgtcattcaaaaacaCCATACTGTGAATAGCCACAACTGTGAATTAAGTAAAGCCCTACTGAAGCAAGAGATAGTTAGTGCttcatccagccaaagaggccgaagtggttctggaaactttggtggtggtcatggaggtggttttggtgggaatgacaactttggttgTGGAGGGAACTTTAGTGGTCGAGGTGGCTTTGGTGGCAGTGGAGGTAGTGGTGGATaca is drawn from Vulpes lagopus strain Blue_001 chromosome 8, ASM1834538v1, whole genome shotgun sequence and contains these coding sequences:
- the HNRNPA1L2 gene encoding LOW QUALITY PROTEIN: heterogeneous nuclear ribonucleoprotein A1-like 2 (The sequence of the model RefSeq protein was modified relative to this genomic sequence to represent the inferred CDS: inserted 2 bases in 2 codons; substituted 2 bases at 2 genomic stop codons), producing MSKSESPKEPEQLRRLFIRGLSFETTDEILRSHFXQWGTLMDCVVMRDPNTKCSRGFEFGMYATVEEVDAAMNARPHKVDGRVVAQKRAVSXEYSQRPGAHLTVKKIFVGGIKEDTEEHYLRDYFEXYGKIEMIEIMTDRGSGKKRGFTFVTFDDHDSVDSVDKIVIQKHHTVNSHNCELSKALLKQEIVSASSSQRGRSGSGNFGGGHGGGFGGNDNFGCGGNFSGRGGFGGSGGSGGYSGSGDGYNRFGNDGSNFGGGGSYNDFGNYSNQSSNFGPMKGGNFGGRSSGPYGDGGQYFAKPXNQGGYGSSRSSSSYGSGR